A window from Deltaproteobacteria bacterium encodes these proteins:
- a CDS encoding PAS domain S-box protein — protein sequence MGESYRSTSPRGVDDHPTFDVPEKTPARPLPQTEEHYRTIFENANDAIAFIALDGTLTSVNRSAERLAGLPREQLIGRSFTQFLTPVSALFAQERIERALAGEPLPSTFELELLRPNSRTVAVEARTRFLRDTQGTIVGILGIYRDITERKQVEETLRQAHAELEQRIQERTADLAQANAALRAEIAERKRAEGVARAAEREYRALFENAVEGIYRSSLDGHQLRANPTLVRLNGYESEAEMLLAVNDIAGEWYVDPNRRNEFQRILAEHGTVTEFESEVYRHKTRERIWISETARLVRDQHGTPLYYEGTVQDITARKRDEEQLRTSEGQYRLLFDQNPHPMWVIDAETLAVLAVNDAAIEHYGYTRDEFLAMTVREIHPPGQVQAVEKHIEQIASRGITTRVWQHCKKDGTLIDVEITSHDIPFSGRPARVALAHDITTRKQAEEALQKARLELEQRVQERTAALTQANQALQAEIEERKRFEEALRKSEEQYHDLFENANDVIGTSTLDGIITSINRRVEQVLGYSPAEIIGKRVLDLVTPKSQEVIKRRTLQRYTGKEIPSTVEVDFVRRDKSIVTVEGRVRTIFDTHGTPTGVHTIYRDITERKKVDQMKDELISTVSHELRTPLASLRGFTELMLKREFPPEKQRELLSVIHNESLRLSRLIDDFLDLQRSEEGYSFYTFAPVVLEPLLQKTSEFFTKELRTHSLRLDIAPALPAVRADTNRLQQVLSNLLSNAIKFSPHGGEIVVGARVEAPQVTVWVADHGVGIPLEAVPKLFTKFFRVDNSDTRNIGGTGLGLALVREIINAHQGQVWVESTLGSGSTFFFSLPIAEQDT from the coding sequence ATGGGCGAGAGTTACAGGAGCACCTCACCGAGAGGAGTGGACGATCATCCGACTTTCGACGTACCGGAAAAAACACCAGCGAGGCCTCTCCCTCAGACTGAAGAACATTACCGCACGATCTTTGAGAATGCGAACGATGCGATAGCTTTTATCGCCTTGGATGGCACGCTGACGAGTGTCAACCGTAGTGCCGAGCGCCTTGCCGGTTTGCCGCGGGAACAGCTTATTGGTCGCTCGTTTACTCAATTTCTGACGCCCGTGTCAGCGCTGTTTGCTCAGGAACGTATTGAGCGAGCCCTCGCTGGCGAACCGCTCCCTTCGACCTTCGAACTCGAACTCCTCCGCCCCAACAGCCGTACTGTAGCAGTTGAGGCGCGCACCCGTTTCCTGCGCGACACACAAGGTACGATCGTCGGGATTCTTGGTATTTATCGTGATATCACCGAGCGAAAGCAGGTCGAGGAAACCTTACGACAAGCGCACGCGGAATTAGAACAACGCATCCAAGAACGCACGGCAGACTTGGCGCAAGCGAACGCGGCGTTGCGCGCTGAGATCGCAGAACGAAAACGAGCAGAGGGCGTAGCACGGGCAGCTGAGCGTGAGTATCGCGCGTTATTTGAGAATGCGGTTGAAGGCATTTATCGGTCAAGCCTTGATGGCCATCAACTTCGTGCCAACCCTACTCTTGTGAGATTAAATGGTTATGAGAGTGAAGCGGAGATGCTCCTAGCAGTAAACGATATTGCGGGGGAGTGGTACGTCGATCCGAACCGACGCAACGAATTTCAGCGCATTTTGGCAGAACACGGGACCGTGACCGAGTTCGAATCTGAAGTGTATCGACACAAAACTCGTGAGCGAATTTGGATTTCCGAGACTGCCCGGCTCGTCCGAGACCAACACGGCACTCCGCTCTATTATGAAGGCACAGTCCAAGACATTACCGCACGGAAACGGGACGAAGAGCAGTTGCGTACGTCAGAGGGTCAGTACCGCCTCTTATTTGATCAGAACCCACATCCGATGTGGGTCATTGATGCCGAGACACTCGCAGTCCTAGCGGTGAATGACGCTGCGATCGAGCACTACGGCTATACGCGGGATGAATTTCTTGCGATGACCGTCCGCGAGATTCATCCGCCAGGGCAGGTACAAGCGGTTGAGAAACACATCGAGCAAATTGCCTCGCGTGGCATCACCACGAGAGTGTGGCAGCACTGCAAAAAAGACGGAACGCTCATTGATGTTGAAATCACCTCGCACGACATTCCCTTTTCCGGTCGCCCTGCACGGGTTGCGCTCGCGCATGACATTACGACCCGCAAACAGGCAGAAGAAGCCCTACAAAAAGCTCGCCTGGAGTTAGAACAGCGCGTCCAGGAACGCACCGCGGCACTGACACAGGCGAATCAAGCGCTACAAGCAGAGATCGAGGAACGGAAGCGCTTTGAGGAAGCATTACGAAAAAGTGAAGAACAGTATCATGATCTTTTTGAGAATGCCAATGACGTGATTGGTACCAGCACGCTTGATGGCATCATTACCAGCATCAATCGCCGCGTCGAGCAAGTGCTGGGGTACTCTCCAGCAGAGATCATTGGCAAACGCGTCCTCGATCTTGTCACACCAAAATCACAAGAAGTCATAAAAAGGCGTACCCTCCAGCGGTATACCGGCAAAGAGATTCCGAGCACCGTCGAGGTGGATTTTGTCCGACGCGATAAAAGCATTGTCACGGTCGAGGGGAGAGTACGGACGATTTTTGATACGCACGGAACCCCAACCGGCGTCCACACGATATACCGAGACATTACCGAACGGAAAAAGGTCGATCAGATGAAGGACGAACTGATCTCGACCGTCAGTCATGAACTGCGCACCCCATTAGCAAGCCTGCGAGGGTTTACGGAGTTGATGCTGAAACGTGAGTTCCCTCCTGAGAAACAACGAGAACTCCTCTCAGTCATTCATAACGAGTCGCTCCGCTTGTCACGGTTGATCGATGATTTTCTCGACCTCCAACGGAGTGAAGAAGGGTATTCCTTCTACACGTTCGCCCCGGTCGTCCTTGAGCCCCTCCTGCAGAAGACATCCGAGTTCTTCACCAAAGAACTGCGCACCCATTCGTTACGGCTCGATATTGCACCGGCCTTGCCCGCTGTGCGAGCAGACACCAATCGCCTTCAGCAAGTCCTGAGCAATTTACTGTCAAACGCGATTAAGTTCTCTCCTCACGGAGGTGAGATCGTCGTCGGAGCGCGAGTAGAAGCACCGCAAGTGACAGTATGGGTCGCAGATCACGGCGTTGGGATTCCCCTAGAAGCCGTCCCCAAGCTCTTTACCAAGTTCTTCCGTGTCGACAACTCCGATACTCGCAACATTGGCGGAACCGGGCTCGGGCTGGCTTTGGTGCGAGAGATCATCAACGCGCATCAAGGGCAAGTATGGGTGGAAAGCACCCTGGGAAGCGGAAGTACCTTCTTCTTTTCCCTTCCTATTGCAGAGCAGGATACATAG
- a CDS encoding alpha-2-macroglobulin family protein, producing the protein MGSWLSDWKNLTIAALTVAVVVLSTVLFQARHSGESQPVRGKPAKGAVAVLDITIDQANQRGLNIIFDHPLGEGQVGEVLGKDPAIIKPNTGGSWKWQGANVLRFEATDRLAMATEYHIALIPERLHKTGQTLKGKSEFTLHTERFTVERIDITEEPVLDAKHQVILRGSARFNTVVNPEVLAPKLRLIDPLRGAQDPLPLELETTYRSHVIGFRSKAIEKQKTPRDLQLIILSNLTPEGGSVTLAKDWEQKITLGSFEKLDIWSVSAQAGEPDSTIRLRLSSPVNPAVVDKYISLSPATKYRLSAEGTELILTGGLIPGQEYTLVVTQGLPATDDAVLQQEYKATTTVPDLDPAITFQSPGMFLSASGARTVALKTVNVNEVQLTIDRIYRNNLFFFFDRSSGGYEDENYYDSTVSQAFGDRLVTETLSLSAERNKSVLTPLGLDNYVKEETPGLYRIGVVRPDSSRGASRWLLLTDLGIVAKHGKDEFLVWVSSFANLAAIDGATVRLISNQNQTIAEGQTNAEGLWRVHGLAKAFEKQTPYMVTVERGNDFSFLLLDQTTIDTSSFDVAGADLSKEGYSAYLYGERDIYRPGETVNGVAVVRDRSLQAPPTMPLVLRHNDPQGNTRDTLKLTLNDHGIASFAIPIPSYARTGHHNLELVAGEEVIGQYRFQVEEFVPDRIRVDITAKKPEFSPGEEFAYDVTSAYLFGPPAAGLKVESRVRLTPATFAPKGYTEFTFHDPERKFADQELLTSESTLNEAGSHIFTATVPSGLRVPSSLTAVVTARVQEQGGRGVAALQRVPIHPYPYYLGVRRIGDGYAEPRQPVTLEYVAVTPTGTEVTAKALRAELFRDRYHTVLRRTDAGNYRYESTREPVLLDSQTLTAGNARGQFTFTPPEFGEYRVTLIDTDTGASTQVEFFVSGSGYSPWAIKTPGRLELGLDKTEYQPGEEATVQIKAPFAGKVLVTIERDGITHTQIHDLSGNTATVKVPLVAEYRPNAYVTATLIRSAKDLEPGTAGRAFGAIPLNVDQTSNRLKIDIAAPTEVRPFSPLSVNVTASPGADVTVAMVDEGILQLIAQQTADPFSYFYRKLALGVRAFDIFSLLLPEVNVQGKSLAGGDAEGDAMESQVRTESIRRTKPVTFWSGVVTADHEGKATVTFDVPEFQGALRVMAVAHNGKQFGSAAHTTKVRDPVVSLPTYPRFLSFQETALIPVTVRNDTGTDGDFAVTLAVEGLVTVEGNTTQKVTVTHGKEQTIYFALKSGNRAGDVRLLLTAEGNGERTHSTGEFSLRADLPARTIERSGSITDKAFDLAAEGLDAFRPETTKRELRLSPLPLVQFTGKLRYLLHYPYGCVEQTTSSAFPLVYFSDLAKELDPELFNKSDPDVFVQEGIPRLATMQLSSGGFSMWPDGDTMHPWGSIYATHFLVEARRAGHHVDTLLYDRALESLTKDSKPSEAPNQEELQRVTYALYVLARASKADLGTLDFVRDRHRNALRPESRALLGAAYAATGNTKVIEELTRGLEDAEQTTRQTGENFNSTVRNRALLLLAFLDATPHDARVPKLVQRLARDAQAGGEWSTQESAVAFVALGQFFTQQAQKKPYAGTVFVDNAPIGTFTNKTVTFPNIQGNGVITIVMKEGYEPGAAFFALHSRGIPTDAKFAPESWTRSEPHLLYARW; encoded by the coding sequence ATGGGTTCCTGGCTCAGTGACTGGAAAAATTTGACTATTGCCGCCCTCACCGTCGCCGTTGTCGTTTTATCAACTGTTCTGTTCCAAGCCCGCCACTCTGGAGAGAGCCAGCCGGTCCGAGGGAAACCGGCGAAAGGAGCCGTAGCGGTCCTCGACATCACTATTGATCAAGCCAACCAGCGAGGCCTCAACATTATCTTTGATCACCCATTAGGCGAAGGACAGGTCGGCGAGGTCCTTGGGAAGGACCCGGCCATTATCAAGCCAAACACGGGTGGGTCATGGAAGTGGCAAGGGGCAAATGTCTTGCGCTTCGAGGCGACCGATCGCCTCGCGATGGCTACCGAGTATCACATCGCCCTCATACCGGAACGACTGCACAAGACAGGTCAAACGCTGAAAGGAAAGAGTGAATTCACGTTACACACTGAGCGCTTCACTGTCGAGCGCATCGACATTACCGAAGAACCTGTGCTCGACGCCAAACACCAAGTTATCCTCCGTGGGAGTGCCCGTTTTAATACCGTGGTCAATCCTGAAGTGTTGGCGCCTAAACTCCGGCTCATCGACCCGCTCCGTGGTGCGCAAGACCCACTTCCCCTCGAACTGGAGACAACGTACCGCAGTCATGTGATTGGCTTTCGTAGCAAAGCAATCGAAAAGCAGAAAACTCCACGTGACTTACAGCTCATCATTCTCTCGAATCTCACGCCCGAGGGTGGCAGCGTCACATTAGCGAAGGATTGGGAGCAGAAGATCACATTGGGTTCTTTTGAGAAGCTGGACATCTGGAGTGTCTCTGCACAAGCGGGCGAGCCAGATTCTACTATCCGCCTTCGCCTGTCTTCACCGGTCAATCCGGCAGTGGTCGATAAATACATCAGCCTGAGCCCTGCGACCAAGTATCGCCTCTCTGCAGAGGGGACTGAATTGATTTTGACCGGAGGTCTCATTCCTGGCCAGGAGTACACTCTCGTTGTTACCCAAGGGTTGCCGGCAACTGATGACGCAGTGCTACAACAAGAATACAAAGCCACGACCACTGTTCCTGACCTCGACCCGGCGATTACGTTTCAGAGTCCGGGCATGTTCTTATCTGCCAGCGGAGCGCGAACCGTTGCACTCAAAACGGTCAATGTGAACGAGGTACAGCTCACGATCGACCGGATTTATCGTAACAATCTGTTTTTCTTCTTCGATCGTAGCAGTGGTGGATACGAAGACGAAAACTATTATGACTCGACGGTTTCGCAGGCATTCGGCGATCGGCTTGTCACTGAAACCCTATCGCTGAGCGCAGAACGCAACAAAAGCGTGCTTACCCCATTAGGGCTTGATAACTATGTGAAAGAAGAAACACCTGGTTTGTATCGTATCGGGGTTGTGCGCCCCGACTCATCCCGTGGCGCGTCCCGCTGGCTCCTCCTGACCGATTTAGGCATCGTGGCAAAGCACGGCAAAGATGAGTTCCTCGTGTGGGTGTCATCGTTTGCCAATCTGGCCGCTATCGATGGCGCAACGGTTCGCCTCATCAGTAACCAAAACCAGACCATTGCCGAAGGCCAAACCAATGCCGAAGGACTCTGGCGGGTCCACGGACTGGCAAAAGCGTTCGAGAAACAGACACCGTACATGGTCACCGTCGAGCGGGGTAACGACTTCAGCTTCTTGTTGCTCGATCAAACAACCATTGACACGTCGAGTTTTGATGTCGCTGGCGCGGACCTCTCCAAAGAAGGGTATTCTGCGTATCTGTACGGTGAACGAGATATCTATCGCCCTGGGGAGACTGTAAACGGTGTCGCCGTCGTTCGCGACCGTAGCCTGCAAGCCCCACCCACTATGCCGCTGGTTTTACGTCATAACGACCCGCAGGGTAACACGCGCGACACGCTCAAGCTCACACTCAACGATCACGGTATTGCCTCGTTTGCCATACCAATTCCATCTTACGCTCGCACTGGCCATCATAACCTGGAGTTAGTTGCCGGTGAGGAAGTCATCGGACAGTACCGCTTTCAGGTGGAAGAGTTTGTTCCGGATCGCATTAGGGTCGACATTACTGCCAAAAAGCCAGAATTCAGTCCAGGTGAAGAGTTTGCCTACGATGTCACCAGTGCCTATCTCTTCGGTCCACCAGCCGCCGGCCTCAAAGTGGAGAGTCGCGTGCGACTCACTCCTGCAACCTTTGCACCGAAAGGATACACGGAGTTTACCTTCCATGACCCTGAACGAAAGTTTGCCGACCAGGAGTTGCTCACTAGCGAAAGCACGCTCAATGAAGCTGGGAGTCACATCTTCACGGCAACTGTTCCTTCAGGGCTTCGCGTTCCTTCCTCCCTCACGGCAGTTGTCACTGCACGAGTACAGGAACAAGGGGGACGTGGTGTCGCTGCGTTACAACGCGTTCCGATTCATCCTTATCCGTACTATTTGGGAGTGCGTCGTATTGGTGACGGATATGCTGAACCACGCCAGCCGGTTACGCTTGAATATGTCGCGGTGACACCCACCGGAACCGAAGTCACGGCCAAAGCGCTGCGTGCAGAGTTATTTCGCGATCGTTATCACACCGTGCTCCGTCGAACCGACGCTGGGAATTACCGCTACGAGTCAACACGGGAACCGGTATTGCTCGATAGTCAAACTCTCACCGCCGGTAATGCTCGTGGGCAGTTTACTTTCACCCCGCCTGAATTTGGGGAGTATCGAGTCACCCTCATCGACACTGATACTGGTGCATCCACGCAAGTCGAGTTTTTCGTCAGCGGCTCAGGCTATTCTCCCTGGGCTATCAAAACACCAGGGCGGTTAGAATTAGGGCTCGACAAGACAGAATATCAACCTGGTGAAGAAGCCACCGTACAGATCAAAGCCCCATTCGCGGGGAAAGTCTTGGTCACAATTGAACGTGACGGTATTACCCACACCCAGATTCATGATCTCTCAGGTAACACCGCAACTGTCAAAGTGCCTCTCGTCGCTGAGTATCGCCCCAATGCCTACGTCACGGCAACACTGATTCGTTCAGCAAAAGATCTAGAGCCAGGCACTGCAGGGCGAGCCTTTGGCGCGATTCCATTGAATGTGGACCAGACGAGCAATCGTCTCAAAATCGACATTGCTGCACCAACCGAAGTCCGTCCCTTTTCTCCACTGTCAGTCAATGTCACTGCGAGTCCTGGCGCTGATGTAACCGTTGCTATGGTTGACGAAGGGATTCTGCAACTGATTGCGCAGCAAACCGCCGATCCGTTTTCCTACTTTTATCGCAAGTTGGCGTTGGGGGTTCGTGCGTTCGATATTTTCTCGCTCCTCCTGCCAGAGGTGAACGTCCAGGGAAAATCGCTTGCTGGTGGTGATGCTGAAGGAGACGCTATGGAGTCACAGGTGCGAACAGAAAGCATTCGTCGCACCAAGCCAGTCACCTTCTGGTCTGGGGTGGTCACTGCGGACCACGAAGGCAAAGCCACTGTCACCTTCGATGTTCCGGAATTCCAAGGAGCCTTGCGTGTGATGGCGGTGGCTCACAACGGCAAACAGTTTGGATCTGCCGCCCATACGACGAAAGTGCGTGACCCGGTTGTGTCGTTGCCGACCTACCCTCGCTTCCTCTCATTCCAGGAAACCGCGCTAATTCCCGTCACCGTCCGGAACGATACGGGGACAGATGGCGATTTCGCGGTCACACTCGCCGTCGAGGGGCTCGTCACAGTCGAAGGGAATACTACACAGAAAGTGACAGTCACGCATGGAAAAGAACAAACGATCTATTTTGCTCTCAAGAGCGGTAATCGTGCCGGAGACGTGCGTTTGCTGTTGACCGCGGAAGGGAATGGCGAGAGAACGCACTCAACTGGGGAGTTCTCACTGCGCGCGGATCTGCCAGCGCGAACGATCGAGCGTTCAGGAAGCATTACGGACAAAGCATTCGACTTGGCTGCAGAGGGCCTCGATGCGTTTCGGCCAGAAACGACGAAGCGCGAGCTTCGACTGAGCCCACTGCCGTTAGTCCAGTTCACTGGCAAGTTGCGTTATCTTCTGCATTATCCGTATGGCTGCGTTGAACAAACCACATCGAGCGCTTTTCCTTTGGTATACTTCAGCGACCTCGCGAAGGAACTCGATCCTGAGTTGTTCAACAAGAGCGATCCTGACGTGTTTGTCCAGGAAGGCATTCCTCGGTTAGCGACGATGCAGTTATCGAGTGGCGGCTTCTCGATGTGGCCAGACGGCGACACCATGCACCCGTGGGGCAGCATTTACGCTACGCATTTCTTGGTCGAAGCGCGCCGAGCCGGGCACCATGTCGATACCCTCCTTTATGATCGTGCACTCGAATCGCTTACCAAGGATAGCAAACCCAGTGAAGCGCCAAATCAGGAGGAATTACAACGTGTGACATACGCGTTGTACGTGCTCGCGCGTGCGAGTAAAGCTGATCTCGGAACGCTCGACTTTGTTCGCGACCGTCATCGCAATGCCCTCAGGCCGGAGTCACGCGCATTACTCGGCGCAGCCTATGCTGCCACGGGTAATACCAAAGTCATTGAAGAATTGACGCGTGGACTTGAAGACGCCGAGCAAACAACACGGCAGACAGGAGAGAATTTCAATTCAACTGTGCGAAACCGTGCGCTCTTATTGCTTGCGTTTCTCGATGCGACACCACACGATGCACGAGTGCCTAAACTCGTCCAACGGCTTGCTCGCGACGCTCAGGCTGGCGGCGAGTGGAGTACTCAAGAAAGTGCGGTCGCTTTTGTCGCGCTCGGACAGTTCTTTACGCAACAGGCACAGAAGAAGCCGTATGCGGGGACCGTCTTTGTTGACAACGCACCAATCGGCACTTTTACGAATAAGACAGTGACCTTCCCAAATATTCAGGGAAATGGAGTGATTACCATTGTCATGAAGGAGGGCTACGAACCGGGTGCAGCGTTCTTTGCTCTGCATAGTCGTGGGATTCCGACAGATGCGAAGTTTGCGCCAGAGAGCTGGACTCGAAGTGAACCGCACCTTCTTTACGCGCGATGGTAG
- the pbpC gene encoding penicillin-binding protein 1C, whose product MLNASKAPQYCRFRRAIGLGLCVILGPWLTFVLLDWWFPFPFATLHRQPATVVTDHEGVPLRIFLPPDEQFRIPVTLSEVAPVFLKTLIASEDRWFHSHPGVNPFAIGRALWANLRHSRIVSGASTITMQIARLAEPKPRTLWAKGQELFRALQLERRFTKNELLELYVNLTPYGDNIEGIGAASTVYFDKTPQQLSLGEVALLAVLPRAPNAYNPVRNPHTALAVRNRTLAQLQRSGVFTAAEITGARQHPVKVPTWQPPFVAPHFSQIVIDRFSREPQIVTTLDRRVQQIAETQVATRIAGLRERGIGSAAVVVIENDSRSVRALVGSPDFFAIATQGQVNAATARRSPGSTLKPFLYAMAMDLGLILPDTYLVDVPTDFAGYVPENYDGQYSGLVTVREALVRSLNAPAVRLLAQIGLPTFHTLLQRGGLATLDRPATTYGLPLILGSGEVTLLDLTNLYATLAAGGMHQPIRITTNPSGNSASHEHLFSPESAHLVTRTLTGLQRPDLPRAWHLTREVPVVAWKTGTSYGHRDAWSLGFSARYTIGVWVGNVNGRGQKGLSGAEHAAPLLFDLFRVIEGGTAQLPRPENLQLGEVRICAHSHELAGPYCPLTDAVTSLSGRSKLSFCSYHRRIFVDSETGERLAGACLAQRPHRATVITTYPAELLAWRQAQGLPVPSFPPLHSLCSDIPANEPLKIVSPNATTPYHLRRDTPHEYQQIALRVEGGASARYLYWYEDGALIRTGSPETKLLLPLRLGTHRLVVVDNTGRMDSLSYHVE is encoded by the coding sequence ATGTTGAACGCTAGCAAAGCTCCACAGTATTGTCGATTTCGCCGTGCGATCGGGCTCGGACTATGTGTGATCCTCGGGCCGTGGCTGACCTTCGTCCTGCTCGACTGGTGGTTTCCGTTTCCCTTTGCCACACTTCACCGTCAACCAGCAACAGTCGTCACCGACCACGAAGGGGTGCCATTACGTATTTTTCTTCCCCCTGACGAACAGTTCCGTATTCCAGTGACTCTCAGTGAAGTTGCACCGGTTTTTCTCAAAACTCTGATTGCTTCGGAGGACCGGTGGTTCCATTCCCACCCCGGTGTCAACCCGTTCGCAATCGGTCGTGCCCTCTGGGCCAATCTACGACATAGTCGCATTGTCTCCGGCGCTTCGACAATCACCATGCAAATTGCGCGCTTAGCAGAACCCAAACCCAGAACGCTCTGGGCAAAAGGCCAAGAGCTCTTTCGCGCCTTACAACTTGAACGACGCTTCACGAAAAACGAACTGCTTGAACTCTATGTTAACCTCACCCCGTACGGCGATAATATCGAAGGCATCGGTGCAGCCAGCACAGTCTATTTTGACAAAACACCACAGCAACTCTCTCTTGGTGAGGTAGCACTGCTCGCGGTGTTACCACGTGCACCCAACGCCTACAATCCAGTACGAAATCCGCATACCGCACTGGCGGTGAGAAACCGCACCTTGGCGCAACTCCAACGCTCCGGAGTCTTCACGGCAGCGGAGATCACCGGTGCCCGCCAACATCCCGTCAAAGTTCCGACCTGGCAACCTCCCTTTGTCGCTCCACACTTCAGTCAAATAGTTATTGATCGTTTCTCTCGCGAACCGCAGATCGTTACGACACTTGATCGACGCGTGCAACAGATAGCGGAAACGCAGGTTGCAACCCGCATCGCTGGGTTACGCGAGCGCGGCATCGGTAGTGCTGCTGTAGTAGTGATTGAAAACGACAGCCGTTCCGTACGCGCCCTGGTCGGGTCGCCAGATTTCTTTGCGATAGCAACTCAAGGGCAGGTCAATGCCGCCACTGCTCGTCGTTCGCCGGGCTCTACGTTGAAGCCGTTCTTATATGCGATGGCAATGGATCTCGGCCTGATTCTCCCGGATACCTATTTGGTCGACGTACCAACGGATTTTGCTGGCTATGTCCCTGAAAATTACGATGGCCAATACAGCGGATTAGTCACGGTCCGTGAAGCGTTGGTGCGTTCGTTGAACGCTCCGGCGGTGCGCTTGCTCGCGCAGATCGGGCTCCCAACATTCCACACGCTTTTGCAGCGCGGCGGATTGGCAACACTTGATCGCCCAGCAACGACGTATGGCTTGCCACTTATTTTGGGCAGTGGCGAGGTGACGTTGCTGGATCTTACCAATCTGTACGCGACACTCGCAGCAGGGGGAATGCATCAACCAATTCGGATCACGACAAATCCATCGGGGAACAGCGCAAGCCATGAACACCTTTTCTCGCCGGAGTCTGCACACCTGGTGACGAGAACATTGACAGGCCTCCAACGCCCTGACCTTCCTCGCGCGTGGCACCTGACACGTGAGGTGCCAGTCGTCGCGTGGAAGACCGGCACGTCGTATGGCCACCGTGATGCGTGGAGTCTTGGGTTTTCTGCCCGCTACACTATTGGGGTGTGGGTTGGCAACGTGAATGGTCGAGGGCAGAAAGGGCTTTCCGGTGCTGAACATGCAGCGCCCCTCCTTTTCGATTTATTTCGTGTGATTGAAGGGGGCACAGCCCAACTGCCACGTCCAGAAAATTTACAACTGGGAGAAGTGCGTATCTGCGCCCATAGCCATGAACTCGCTGGCCCGTACTGTCCGCTCACTGATGCAGTCACTTCATTATCTGGGCGCTCAAAACTCTCCTTCTGCTCGTATCATCGTCGTATTTTCGTCGACAGCGAAACCGGCGAACGGCTTGCGGGTGCATGTCTTGCGCAGCGTCCCCACCGCGCGACGGTCATTACAACCTATCCCGCAGAGTTGTTAGCGTGGCGCCAAGCCCAAGGATTACCCGTTCCGTCCTTTCCCCCTCTCCACTCGCTCTGTAGTGATATCCCCGCCAACGAACCTCTCAAAATCGTTTCTCCTAATGCCACCACGCCGTATCATTTGCGTCGCGATACGCCACACGAGTATCAGCAAATCGCTCTCCGCGTTGAGGGAGGAGCCTCTGCTCGGTACCTCTATTGGTATGAGGACGGTGCGTTGATCCGTACTGGTTCCCCTGAGACAAAACTCCTTCTTCCCCTCCGCCTGGGTACACACCGGCTTGTTGTTGTCGATAACACTGGGCGCATGGATAGTTTGTCTTACCATGTTGAATAG
- a CDS encoding diacylglycerol kinase family lipid kinase, with product MGGKHPGKRKYLLLFPSYCRAGYIGVSSPMRVVVIINPISGTGSSPAVARQRAQFATAILSAAGIECDVRVTERAGHAYTIAREAVERHTTLVLAWGGDGTMNEVGRALVWSPTVLALIPAGSGNGLARELHIPFDPTQAFHTALHGKDRTIDAGEIGGQLFLNAAGVGFDAQVTTLFNNRPKGRRGFSSYVTIAMRELLTYEPDVYTIIINGETLHRHSLFIAVANSQQYGNGAMIAPNADLSDGHLDLVIIPKRSVRETLWEARRLFNGTITKSPGVETRRITQATITGQRPLCLHVDGEPVANTATALVVRTHPLALRVRAAQCD from the coding sequence ATGGGTGGAAAGCACCCTGGGAAGCGGAAGTACCTTCTTCTTTTCCCTTCCTATTGCAGAGCAGGATACATAGGCGTGTCGTCTCCTATGCGGGTTGTCGTCATCATCAACCCCATTTCTGGCACCGGGAGTAGTCCAGCAGTCGCGCGCCAACGCGCACAATTCGCAACGGCCATCCTTTCCGCTGCAGGCATAGAGTGCGACGTACGGGTCACCGAGCGGGCCGGACATGCGTACACAATTGCCCGCGAGGCAGTTGAGCGACACACGACGCTTGTACTCGCATGGGGCGGTGATGGCACCATGAACGAAGTGGGCCGCGCACTGGTATGGAGTCCGACTGTTCTCGCGCTTATTCCAGCTGGTTCAGGCAATGGTCTCGCTCGCGAACTACACATTCCATTCGATCCAACGCAAGCGTTTCACACCGCACTCCACGGCAAGGACCGCACTATTGATGCTGGAGAAATTGGCGGACAGTTATTCTTGAACGCGGCAGGGGTTGGCTTCGATGCTCAGGTTACGACGCTGTTTAACAATCGTCCAAAAGGACGACGAGGATTCTCGTCCTATGTCACAATCGCGATGCGAGAACTCCTGACATACGAGCCAGACGTCTATACGATTATCATCAACGGAGAAACGCTTCATCGCCATTCCTTATTCATCGCTGTCGCCAACTCTCAACAATATGGCAATGGAGCCATGATTGCTCCGAATGCAGACCTCAGTGATGGACACTTGGATCTCGTGATCATCCCCAAGCGTTCAGTAAGAGAAACGCTCTGGGAGGCGCGACGCTTGTTCAACGGTACGATAACCAAAAGTCCTGGGGTCGAGACACGTCGCATCACTCAGGCAACGATTACAGGACAAAGACCGCTCTGTTTGCATGTCGACGGCGAGCCCGTCGCCAATACTGCCACTGCGCTCGTTGTTCGTACCCATCCACTCGCGCTACGAGTGAGAGCCGCGCAATGCGACTGA